A genomic window from Triplophysa dalaica isolate WHDGS20190420 chromosome 24, ASM1584641v1, whole genome shotgun sequence includes:
- the ccdc135 gene encoding dynein regulatory complex subunit 7, which translates to MEVLQELEESDVTDDEEEDGERAQDEDVGVLRLSNIQITSTTHTAKQRPQVDPSQCPSSYIENSPQEKFMLAMAENFRQQYVLLYPDRKPLLLCPVNECGVQKFVSTTLRCTLLPYPELYSWEGCASFVSDYLSLELLDPPFEIPKQLSSPTWVVQTQKGTCFDFSCLLCSLLLGAGYNAYCVSGYASKEMCLLDQSHQECPQLEPEIQVNEDQQTQTKKKYSVKPPRDLQSSFEKHQDKKRHANAKATALKKQKEAEKLQKEQERPPPDALLGVRVHSWVLVLSGNREVPENFFIDPLTGKSYTTTNENFQGIESIWNQQNYWVNMQDCRFGCAEMTFALSDLSKWEYMLCGPSSQSLSIIPEPKETEDEEDEMEEQKVFEMPPSWVAKIDISQIDMEMRYPGGTKVVRYRKAKLEKFAPYFMKDGLVTRFTTYKDIECTQPDTVKEWFKHRRDCLEERELKTDTNVTAELFRPGRSDALKYHRYITMVPETERQMDFYSHTRYDGLARRIEKPFEMTETFEDRTDFLFNRHVVYGKRVKVSQSGETLEQRPLQKVKEMFHRDPSRPSCKEVANRDFMISEGQIHVTYHLEQSRIIPFWLNFIKPKEAAGSEKAQAFTPDMVSGFQDDPSTKPYKNLKLYEMLVDLMRDEENVVLQIKDSEKEVKSVLSAREQEEKNTELQISIYNATRNETACRRTEETERIAKEKQKQQQSKKLDPLEPFLVQLGPTRPLTLQAALQIKTECLAELKQQFINKAKIIQSRLEKESEELQKKQSWYQKNQLNLTKEDEDEYHAYCSDALLRIHIRKQRLDRYKEKAPITFLALEEKLNRDPRLNKHFKTAQLNEA; encoded by the exons AGAGCTGGAGGAGAGTGATgtgacagatgatgaagaggaggATGGAGAAAGAGCTCAGGATGAAGATGTGGGAGTTCTCCGTCTGTCCAACATTCAAATAACTTCTACTACACACAC TGCAAAGCAAAGACCTCAAGTGGACCCTTCACAATGTCCGTCTTCATACATCGAGAACTCACCACAGGAAAAATTCATGCTCGCAATGGCTGAAAACTTTCGGCAACAGTATGTTCTTTTGTACCCCGATCGCAAACCACTTCTGCTGTGTCCCGTTAATGAGTGTGGAGTTCAG AAGTTTGTCAGCACCACCCTGCGCTGCACATTGCTCCCTTATCCAGAGCTGTACAGCTGGGAAGGATGTGCCAGTTTTGTATCCGATTATCTTTCCTTGGAATTACTGGACCCGCCATTTGAAATA CCCAAGCAGCTGTCATCTCCCACCTGGGTTGTGCAGACACAGAAGGGCACGTGCTTTGATTTCTCTTGCCTGCTGTGTAGTCTCTTGTTGGGCGCGGGATACAACGCTTACTGTGTCAGCGGGTACGCCAGTAAGGAGATGTGTCTCCTTGATCAGTCGCACCAAGAGTGTCCTCAACTGGAGCCTGAAATCCAA GTTAATGAAGACCAACAGACGCAGACGAAGAAGAAATACTCCGTTAAACCACCACGTGATCTTCAAAGCTCCTTTGAGAAACATCAGGATAAGAAACGGCATGCGAATGCTAAAGCAACTGCCCTGAAGAAACAAAAAGAGGCGGAGAAACTTCAGAAG GAGCAAGAACGTCCCCCACCAGACGCTCTTCTGGGGGTGAGGGTTCACAGCTGGGTTCTAGTGCTGTCAGGGAACCGGGAGGTCCCTGAGAACTTCTTCATTGACCCACTGACTGGAAAGAGCTACACCACCACAAATGAAAACTTCCAGGGCATAGAGAGCATATGGAACCAACAAAACTATTGGGTCAACATGCAGGATTGCCGTTTTGGTTGTGCG GAGATGACCTTTGCCTTGAGCGATCTATCAAAGTGGGAGTATATGTTATGTGGCCCTTCTAGCCAATCACTATCCATCATTCCAGAGCCAAAGGAAACAGAAGACGAAGAA GATGAAATGGAAGAGCAGAAAGTATTTGAGATGCCTCCATCTTGGGTGGCCAAaatagacatttctcaaatag ATATGGAAATGCGTTATCCAGGAGGCACGAAGGTAGTCCGGTATAGGAAAGCCAAGCTGGAAAAGTTTGCACCTTACTTTATGAAAGATGGTCTGGTGACCAGATTTACCACCTACAAAGACATTGAGT GCACCCAACCCGACACTGTTAAGGAGTGGTTTAAACATCGAAGGGATTGTCTTGAGGAGAGAGAACTGAAGACAGACACCAATGTGACAGCTGAACTTTTTAGACCTGGAAGAAGCGATGCGCTTAAAT ACCACAGGTACATCACTATGGTCCCGGAGACTGAGCGTCAAATGGACTTTTATAGCCATACTCGCTACGACGGTCTAGCCCGCAGAATCGAGAAGCCTTTCGAAATGACAGAAACCTTTGAAGATCGGACAGACTTCCTCTTTAATCGACATGTTGTTTATGGAAAGAGGGTCAAAGTGTCTCAGTCTGGAGAAACTCTTGAACAACGACCTCTACAG AAGGTAAAGGAGATGTTCCACAGAGATCCTTCTAGACCCAGCTGTAAGGAAGTTGCTAACAGAGACTTTATGATATCGGAGGGGCAGATTCACGTGACCTATCATCTAGAGCAAAGTCGGATAATCCCATTTTGGCTGAATTTCATCAAACCCAAAGAAGCAGCAGGATCGGAAAAAGCACAAGCTTTCACTCCAGACATGGTTTCCGGCTTTCAG GATGATCCTTCTACGAAACCCTACAAGAACCTGAAACTGTATGAGATGCTTGTGGATCTGATGAGAGATGAGGAAAATGTTGTGCTTCAAATTAAAGATTCTGAGAAAGAG GTTAAATCCGTACTTTCTGCAAGAGAACAGGAGGAAAAAAATACGGAGCTTCAGATATCTATTTACAACGCCACGAGAAATGAGACTGCATGTCGTCGCACAGAAGAGACG GAGCGTatagcaaaagaaaaacagaaacagcAGCAATCGAAGAAACTGGACCCGCTGGAGCCCTTTCTGGTCCAGTTGGGACCCACAAGACCCCTTACACTCCAGGCTGCTCTTCAGATAAAAACAGAGTGTCTGGCTGAACTTAAACAGCAGTTTATTAACAAAGCCAAAATCATTCAGAGCCGACTTGAAAAG GAATCTGAGGAGTTGCAGAAGAAACAGTCGTGGTACCAGAAGAACCAGCTCAACCTGACCAAAGAGGATGAAGATGAGTACCATGCCTACTGCTCTGATGCGCTGCTCCGAATCCACATCCGCAAACAGAGACTCGATCG ttacAAGGAGAAGGCACCCATTACGTTCCTGGCACTGGAGGAAAAGCTAAACCGAGATCCAAGGttgaacaaacattttaaaacggCACAATTAAATGAAGCTTAG